The following nucleotide sequence is from Nitratidesulfovibrio termitidis HI1.
CTGGGGCGCCTGGCCCGGCTGGACTTCGGCAATTCCATGTCCAGCGACGCGCGCCCGGTGTGGGACAAGATCAAGGAACGCCTGCCGCTTACCGTGGGCATGAACGCGGCCTCGCTGGTGCTCACCCTGCTGTGCGCCATCCCCATCGGGGTGGCCTCCGCCCATTGGCAGGGCAGGCTGTTCGACCGGGCCATGACGGTGCTGGTGTTCATAGGCTTTGCCATGCCCGGCTTCTGGCTGGCCCTGCTGCTGATGCTGCTGTTCGGCATCCATCTGCAATGGCTGCCGCTTTCCGGCCTGACATCACTGGACCACGCCGCCATGTCGCCGTTGGGCAGGGCCTGGGACATTCTGGCGCATCTGGCCATGCCCATCTTCATCTATACCTTCGGGAGCCTGGCCGGGCTTTCGCGGTTCATGCGCGCTTCCATGCTGGAAGTGCTGCGGCAGGATTACATCCTTACCGCGCAGGCCAAGGGACTGCCGGTGCGCACGGTCATCTTCCGCCACGCGCTGCGCAACGCGCTGCTGCCGGTCATCACCATCCTGGGATTGTCGCTGCCAGGCCTCATCGGCGGCAGCGTGATCATCGAATCCATCTTTGCCCTGCCCGGCCTGGGGCAGCTGTTCTACCAGGCGGTCATGGCCCGTGATTACCCGCTGATCATGGGCAATCTGGTGCTGGGCGCGGTGCTGACACTGGTCGGCAACCTGCTGGCAGACCTGTGCTACGGCCTGGCCGACCCGCGCATCCGGCTCACCGGGGGCTCGGGCGGCGACGGCGGAAATGGGGGGGACAACGCATGAGCGCGGCCACCCTGTTCTCTCCCCGCCACTGGCTGCATTTCTGGATGCGCCACCCCATGCTGGCCACCGGCCTTTCGCTGGTGCTGGCCATGTCGGCGGCGGCCCTGCTGGCCCCGTGGATAGCCCCGCACGACCCCACCGCGCTGGACCTGACGGCCATCCTGCAACCGCCGTCTTCCGCGCACCCGCTGGGCACCGACGCCCTGGGCCGCGACGTGTTCTCGCGCATGCTGCACGGGGCACGGGTGTCCTTGTGGGTGGGCTTCGTCTCGGTGGGCATCTCCGTTGCCATCGGCCTCGCGCTGGGGTTGGCGGCGGGCTACTTCGGCGGGCTGGCGGACGAACTGATCATGCGCTGCGTGGACATCATGCTGTGCTTCCCCTCGTTTTTCCTGATCCTTGCGGTCATCGCCTTCCTGGAGCCCAGCCTGCTGAACATCATGGCGGTGATCGGGCTCACCTCGTGGATGGGCGTGGCCCGGCTGGTGCGGGCGGAAACCCTGTCCCTGCGCGAACGCGACTTCATCGCCGCCGCCCGGCTGGCCGGGGCGGGACCGGTGCGCATCCTGTCGCTGCACGTGCTGCCCAACGCCGTGGCTCCGGTGCTGGTTTCCGCCACGCTGGGCGTGGCCGGGGCCATCCTGACCGAATCGGCCCTGAGCTTTCTGGGGCTTGGCGTGCAACCGCCCATGCCCAGTTGGGGCAACATGCTGCTGGAGGGCAAGGACGTGCTGGAGATCGCCCCGTGGCTGTCCGTCTTTCCGGGCTGCGCCATCCTGCTCACCGTGCTCGGCTACAATCTGCTGGGTGAAAGCCTGCGCGACCTGCTGGACCCGCGCCTGAAGCGCTAGGCCATGCGCATCGCCTGCGTCGGCACGCACCTGGCCGCCAGCCTCCGGCGCATGGGGCACGAGGTGCTGGACCTGCACCCCCACGGCGGCATCGTGGACATCGCCGCCCTGCTGGACGCCCAGGGCTTCGCCCCCGACCTGCTGGTGCAGCAGGAAACGCTGGGCGCGCGGGTGATCCTGGCCGGGCTGGAAACCCTGCGTTGCCGCAAGGCCTACTGGGCCATCGACAGCCACCTGAACATGCACTGGCACCGCCACTACGCGCGGCTGTTCGACGTGCTGTTCACCCCCCACCTTTCGCTGTTCCGGGCGCTGCCGCCGCAGTGGCGCCACCCGCAGGCCACGCATCTGCCCATGTACGGGCACGCCCGCCCGTGGCTACCGCACGCCGGGCGCGGGCACGACATCTCCATGGTGGGCGTGCTGGACAAGCACCGCCCCCTGCGCGGCTGGCTGGCCGAACTTCTGCGGGACCGGTTCGGCGTGCAGGCCCGACAGGGCGTACCCTTTGCCGACATGCTGCGCCTGTACGGCGACACGCGCATCATCCCCAACGAATCCATCGGGTTCGAGGTCAACTTCCGTCTCACGGAAGGGGCCTCGTGCGGGGCCTGCGTGCTCACGCCCGACGTGGGACCCGACCAGGACGCACTGTTCGACGACGGCCACGAAATGGTGGTCTACGCCGATGGGCTGGACATGCTGGAAAAACTGCGCTTCCTGCTGCGCAGGCCGGATGTGGCCGAACGCATCGGCCATGCCGCGTGGCAACGGGTGCAGACGCAGCATTTGCCGGACCACCGGGCGGCCACGGTGCTGGATGCCGTGGACACGGCATCGGGCCATGCCGCCACCGGCACGGCAGGCGCCGAGGCCCTGTGGCTGACGCTGTTCCACCGCATGCGCTCCGGCGTGCTGGATCTGCCGCCGGACGCGGTGTCCACCGCTCTGGACAACCTGCCCGAAACTTCGGCGAACATGGCCGCGCGGCTGCGCGTTGCGGCGGAGCCGCCCAAGGGCCAGCCCACCCTGCCGGTGCGCGAAACACCGGCCCTTGCCGACCTGCTCGACCGGCTGCTGGCCACCGGGGCCCACGCGGACGATGTGGACGTCAACGTGGCCGCCGCAGGGGCAGCGCTGGTGCGCGGCGACCTGAAGGCCGCCAAGCCCTTCTGGTACCGCCTGCACCAGGCGAGACGCCTGCGTGAACCGGAAAAACCGCAGTCGGTGTACCACGCCTGCCTGCTGTGGGCGGAACTGCTGCGCCGCGAAGGCCGCGACGCCCAGCCTGGCTTCACCTATGACCCGGAGCGCCACTGTCCCGAGGCCGCCTTCGAGATGCTGGTGCTGGCGCAACGTCACAATGGCAACGACCTTGAATGGATGCGGGGGGTTGAGCGCTTGACTTCGCGCCGCAAGGCGCTCACCTTTTACAGGCTCGGCATTCTGGCGCGCCTTGCGCTGGAACCCGGTGCGCCGTGGCGTACCCAGGCGGAATACGGCCTGGCCTGCCTGCGTGCCTACCGTGTCGAACAGGGGCTGCACGAACTGGCCGAAGCCGGGCGACGCGCCACGGCGGAAGACCAGGAACGGGCCTTCCTGCGGCTGCTGGACGGGAACGGCCCCGGCGGGCACCTGCGCCGGGGGCTGGATGTGGCGCCCACTGCGCCTTCCGCCCACCTGCGTGTGGCGAAACCAAACGCCGAAGCCGACATTTCACCGGACGCCACCGCCGCTCCCCCGGCGGACGACGGCGACCGGACCTGAGCAAGGACACCTCATGCTGGAATACCTGCGCATTCGGGATCTCGCGCTCATCGAGGACATGGAACTGGACTTCGCCCCCGGCCTCAACGCCCTTACCGGCGAGACAGGCGCGGGCAAAAGCTTCATCCTCAAGGCGCTCAATTTCCTCATCGGCGACCGGCTGACCGCCGACATGGTCCGCCCCGGCAAGGAAAAGGCCCATGTCGAGGCCCTGTTCGCCCTGGCCGACGGCGACATGGTGCTGCGCCGCGAACTGACGGCGGACACGGGTCGCAGCCGTCTGTTCATCAATGACCGGCTCAGTTCGCAGGACACGGTGCGCGACATGCGCGCCTCGCTGGTGGTGCACACCAGCCAGCACGGCCAGCAGAAGCTGCTGCAACCCGCCTTCCAGGCCCGATTGCTGGACGAATTCCTGAACCGGCCCGACCTGCTGACCGCCCGCGATGAGACGCTGAAAGGGTTGCGCGAGGTGGCCGCGAAACGCGAGGAACTGGCGGCCCGCGCCCGCTCGCTGGAAGACCGGCGCGACGTGCTGGAATTCCAGCAGCGCGAGATCGACAAGGTGGCCCCCGAAGCAGGAGAGGAGGACCGGCTGGAGGAACGCCGCCGCGCCCTGCGCGACGTGGAGTCTGCCCAGCAGGCCCAGGAGCGCGCCCTGGCCGTGCTGCGCGGCGAGGACGGCCCCGGCGTGGCCGAGGCGCTGGGCCTGCTGGAGCGGGCGCTGGACGGGCTTGCCCGGCTTGGCGTCACGGGAGACGGGTCCGGCTGGTCCGAGGATGTGGCCTCCATCTCCGCCTTCCGGCAGGGATTGGCCGACCTGGAACGCCGCCTGCGCCGCCGCCCCGCACCCGCCGCTTCCGCCACGTCCGATGATGACGACGACATGGACGTGGAGGCCATCGAAAAGCGGCTGTACGAACTGGCCCAGCTGAAACGCAAGCTGCGCCGCACCCTGGACGAGATCGTGGATATGCGCCGCGAGATCGAGGAGAATCTTTCGTTTCTCGATGCCTGCCGCCTGGACCTGCGCACCCTGGAGCGCGAGGAAGATGCCCTGAAGGAACAACTGTGCGCCGTGCTGGCGGAATTGAACCCCGCCCGGCACGAGGCCGCGGCCCGGCTGGCCCAGGCGCTGGAGGGCGAACTGGCGGGCCTGGGCTTTTCCGAGCACGTGCGCGTGGCCTTCGACTTCACCCCGTCCGAGCCGTGGCCCGGCTGCGTGGAAGACCGGGCGCGCCTGATGTGGGTGCCCAACCCCGGCCAGCCGCCGCAGCCGCTGGACCGCATTGCCTCCGGGGGCGAACTTTCGCGCTTTCTGCTGGCGGTGGTGGGGCTGATGGCCCGCGACGAAACCGCCACGCTGATCTTCGACGAAGTGGATTCCGGCGTGGGCGGGCTGACCCTGAACCGCGTCTCGGACCGCCTGGCCGCGCTGGCCGGGCGCAGACAGGTGATCCTGATCACCCACTGGCCGCAGTTGGCCGCCCGCGCGGGGCGGCACTTCCAGGTCAGCAAGGAAGTGGCGGACAACGCCACCTTCACCCTGTGCCGCAGGCTGGACGGCGAAGACATCCGCAAGGAACTGGCCCGCATGGCGGGAGGCGGCGGACAGGGTGATGCCATGGCACGAGAGCTGATTTCATGATATCGTACAGGAACTGACGTCATGATATCTGGTTGACAATTCGCCAT
It contains:
- a CDS encoding ABC transporter permease; translated protein: MAALLRRMARKLAWMLFVFWGITIISFWVIHLAPGSPTDMQTTMNPLAGAETRKRLEALYGLDKPLHVQYVQWLGRLARLDFGNSMSSDARPVWDKIKERLPLTVGMNAASLVLTLLCAIPIGVASAHWQGRLFDRAMTVLVFIGFAMPGFWLALLLMLLFGIHLQWLPLSGLTSLDHAAMSPLGRAWDILAHLAMPIFIYTFGSLAGLSRFMRASMLEVLRQDYILTAQAKGLPVRTVIFRHALRNALLPVITILGLSLPGLIGGSVIIESIFALPGLGQLFYQAVMARDYPLIMGNLVLGAVLTLVGNLLADLCYGLADPRIRLTGGSGGDGGNGGDNA
- a CDS encoding ABC transporter permease, with product MRHPMLATGLSLVLAMSAAALLAPWIAPHDPTALDLTAILQPPSSAHPLGTDALGRDVFSRMLHGARVSLWVGFVSVGISVAIGLALGLAAGYFGGLADELIMRCVDIMLCFPSFFLILAVIAFLEPSLLNIMAVIGLTSWMGVARLVRAETLSLRERDFIAAARLAGAGPVRILSLHVLPNAVAPVLVSATLGVAGAILTESALSFLGLGVQPPMPSWGNMLLEGKDVLEIAPWLSVFPGCAILLTVLGYNLLGESLRDLLDPRLKR
- a CDS encoding glycosyltransferase, giving the protein MRIACVGTHLAASLRRMGHEVLDLHPHGGIVDIAALLDAQGFAPDLLVQQETLGARVILAGLETLRCRKAYWAIDSHLNMHWHRHYARLFDVLFTPHLSLFRALPPQWRHPQATHLPMYGHARPWLPHAGRGHDISMVGVLDKHRPLRGWLAELLRDRFGVQARQGVPFADMLRLYGDTRIIPNESIGFEVNFRLTEGASCGACVLTPDVGPDQDALFDDGHEMVVYADGLDMLEKLRFLLRRPDVAERIGHAAWQRVQTQHLPDHRAATVLDAVDTASGHAATGTAGAEALWLTLFHRMRSGVLDLPPDAVSTALDNLPETSANMAARLRVAAEPPKGQPTLPVRETPALADLLDRLLATGAHADDVDVNVAAAGAALVRGDLKAAKPFWYRLHQARRLREPEKPQSVYHACLLWAELLRREGRDAQPGFTYDPERHCPEAAFEMLVLAQRHNGNDLEWMRGVERLTSRRKALTFYRLGILARLALEPGAPWRTQAEYGLACLRAYRVEQGLHELAEAGRRATAEDQERAFLRLLDGNGPGGHLRRGLDVAPTAPSAHLRVAKPNAEADISPDATAAPPADDGDRT
- a CDS encoding DNA repair protein RecN; translation: MLEYLRIRDLALIEDMELDFAPGLNALTGETGAGKSFILKALNFLIGDRLTADMVRPGKEKAHVEALFALADGDMVLRRELTADTGRSRLFINDRLSSQDTVRDMRASLVVHTSQHGQQKLLQPAFQARLLDEFLNRPDLLTARDETLKGLREVAAKREELAARARSLEDRRDVLEFQQREIDKVAPEAGEEDRLEERRRALRDVESAQQAQERALAVLRGEDGPGVAEALGLLERALDGLARLGVTGDGSGWSEDVASISAFRQGLADLERRLRRRPAPAASATSDDDDDMDVEAIEKRLYELAQLKRKLRRTLDEIVDMRREIEENLSFLDACRLDLRTLEREEDALKEQLCAVLAELNPARHEAAARLAQALEGELAGLGFSEHVRVAFDFTPSEPWPGCVEDRARLMWVPNPGQPPQPLDRIASGGELSRFLLAVVGLMARDETATLIFDEVDSGVGGLTLNRVSDRLAALAGRRQVILITHWPQLAARAGRHFQVSKEVADNATFTLCRRLDGEDIRKELARMAGGGGQGDAMARELIS